The Megalops cyprinoides isolate fMegCyp1 chromosome 10, fMegCyp1.pri, whole genome shotgun sequence genome window below encodes:
- the tp53inp1 gene encoding tumor protein p53-inducible nuclear protein 1, whose protein sequence is MFQRFTSILFGDDVEDGSGCPADPGFNEKEDDDEWILVDYLADACTSPCTDGTPGVCSQDVPPPDCPVRYSSCSSLDSAADDPEDGGFLRLEACSLEESWFITPPPCFTASGQTPVLLETSPLENLLIEHPSMSVYAVHAPRRALRDSTCRSLEQPLLRVEAPRRPSHHGGCYAAAVSAHSGFPEQGKQGRLAQRVRDSAEKQHLSRNALRRLNLLRDGSGRQAKSGSALVHQPGQRQFNY, encoded by the exons ATGTTCCAGAGGTTCACCAGCATCCTGTTCGGAGATGACGTGGAAGACGGCAGCGGGTGCCCCGCAGACCCTGGCTTCAACGAGAAGGAGGACGATGACGAGTGGATCCTGGTTGATTATTTAG CGGATGCTTGCACCAGCCCCTGCACCGATGGAACGCCGGGGGTGTGCTCTCAGGACGTCCCGCCTCCCGACTGCCCTGTCCGCtactcctcctgctcctccctaGACTCGGCGGCGGACGACCCTGAGGACGGCGGCTTCCTGCGGCTGGAGGCATGCTCTCTGGAGGAGAGCTGGTTCATCACCCCGCCCCCCTGCTTCACCGCCAGCGGCCAGACCCCCGTGCTCCTGGAGACCAGCCCCCTAGAGAACCTGCTGATCGAGCACCCCAGCATGTCCGTCTACGCCGTGCACGCCCCCCGCCGCGCCCTGAGGGACAGCACCTGCCGCTCCCTCGAACAGCCCCTCCTCAG GGTGGAAGCTCCACGCAGGCCCAGCCATCACGGAGGCTGCTACGCGGCCGCCGTCTCGGCCCACAGCGGCTTCCCCGAGCAGGGCAAGCAGGGCCGCCTCGCCCAGCGCGTCCGGGACAGCGCGGAGAAGCAGCACCTGTCCCGCAACGCCCTGCGGCGCCTCAACCTGCTGCGCGACGGCAGCGGCCGGCAGGCCAAGAGCGGCAGCGCGCTGGTGCACCAGCCGGGACAGAGGCAGTTCAACTACTGA
- the ccne2 gene encoding G1/S-specific cyclin-E2, with product MSRRSGRITLQPRDQNTTHEVKVTRKRKSEQCNKNKTQEGTKKQSYEIQSRWTQGGVSPCVLVETPHKELETASDLSGFKQFRFKNLFVKSSPLPCLSWASSDDVWIKMLNKELKYIHDKSFVELHPKLQPKMRAILLDWLLEVSEVYTLHRETFYLAQDFFDRFMLTQKDVNKNRLQLIGITSLFIASKIEEIYPPKLREFAYVTDGACDEEEILEMELMMLKALNWDLCPETVISWLKLYIQVASLNDNPNFLEPQFSQETYIQITQLLDLCILDLASLDYQYGVLAAAAFCHFTSFEVVQKASGLPWDSIADCVNWMAPFMRTVSECDRVQLKDFKKVAADDRHNIQTHVDYLAMLNEAQQKQQQCLARLSPVPPPAGGVLTPPSSTEKPSSH from the exons ATGTCAAGACGCAG CGGTCGTATCACACTACAACCCAGAGATCAAAATACGACACACGAAGTCAAAGTTACAAGAAAAAGGAAATCTGAG caatgcaacaaaaataaaacgcAGGAGGGAACGAAGAAGCAGAGTTATGAAATACAg AGTCGGTGGACCCAAGGAGGTGTCAGTCCCTGTGTCCTCGTGGAAACGCCACACAAAGAGCTGGAGACAGCCAGTGACCTGTCTGGCTTTAAGCAGTTTCGCTTCAAAAACCTCTTCGTCAAATCCTCGCCGTTACCGTGCCTCAG CTGGGCCAGCTCAGACGATGTGTGGATTAAGATGCTGAACAAGGAGCTGAAGTACATCCACGACAAGAGCTTTGTAGAGCTGCACCCAAAGCTGCAGCCCAAGATGAGGGCCATTCTCTTGGACTGGCTTCTCGAG GTGAGCGAGGTGTACACGCTCCACCGGGAGACGTTCTACCTGGCCCAGGACTTCTTCGACAGGTTCATGCTCACGCAGAAGGACGTCAACAAGAACCGTCTGCAGCTCATCGGCATCACCTCCCTCTTCATCGCCTCCAAGATTGAG GAAATTTACCCTCCCAAACTTCGCGAGTTCGCCTATGTCACGGATGGAGCCTGCGACGAGGAAGAAATCCTAGAAATGGAGCTGATGATGTTGAAG GCGCTGAATTGGGACCTCTGTCCTGAAACGGTCATCTCGTGGCTGAAGCTGTACATCCAAGTAGCATCTCTGAACGACAACCCCAATTTTCTAGAACCTCAGTTTTCTCAGGAGACTTACATACAGATCACCCAG CTTTTAGATCTGTGTATACTTGACCTCGCTTCTCTGGACTACCAGTACGGAGTATTGGCAGCTGCAGCATTCTGTCACTTCACCTCATTTGAAGTCGTACAGAAAGCATCAG GCCTCCCGTGGGACAGCATAGCAGACTGCGTGAACTGGATGGCCCCGTTCATGAGGACGGTCAGTGAGTGCGACCGGGTCCAGCTGAAGGACTTCAAGAAGGTGGCTGCCGACGACCGGCACAACATCCAGACGCACGTGGACTACCTGGCCATGCTG AACGAAGcccagcagaagcagcagcagtgcctggcCAGGCTGTCGCCCGTGCCCCCGCCCGCGGGCGGAGTCCTGACGCCCCCCAGCAGCACGGAGAAGCCCTCCAGCCACTGA